One Gammaproteobacteria bacterium DNA segment encodes these proteins:
- the tatA gene encoding twin-arginine translocase TatA/TatE family subunit, which translates to MIGSPTQLIIILAIVLVLFGAKKLRNIGGDIGTAIKNFRSSVRDGSEEAKAAEDTAAPGEKPAEQNTEGRVIEAEVVKEKDKVS; encoded by the coding sequence ATGATAGGCAGTCCCACACAATTGATCATCATTCTGGCCATCGTACTGGTACTGTTCGGTGCCAAAAAGCTGCGCAACATCGGCGGCGACATCGGCACTGCAATCAAGAACTTCCGTAGCTCGGTACGTGACGGCAGTGAGGAAGCCAAGGCCGCCGAAGACACTGCCGCACCGGGCGAAAAGCCCGCCGAACAAAACACCGAGGGCCGCGTGATTGAAGCGGAGGTGGTCAAGGAGAAGGATAAGGTCTCCTGA